A window of the Lactuca sativa cultivar Salinas chromosome 5, Lsat_Salinas_v11, whole genome shotgun sequence genome harbors these coding sequences:
- the LOC128134079 gene encoding uncharacterized protein LOC128134079 codes for MTRSSNTHLVPPLEDPESALHKKKTPLQELKSTFSRKPGRKTGESSSSAKHKSNLEHLDHTPVQTESEYDTEPEFEEHTSEPENEPRNEMAAVEEMSMGAYKKRIREDMGPGLVQPAIPATATFELKGHILTELKDIPFFGKDHEDAFKHLDEVNDIADYFNVPNVTRNTVLLRMLPITFKGAAKEWLKALPPGIITTWAQMCEQFLDQFCPPSKIAKLKKAIANFEQQLGESLYEAWERYKGLLRNCPQHDLNVHQEMSIFYDGVNVMTRQLLDSQGPLTKKNQREVKELIEEFAKHSREYHNPRQDGSKGSGGVQTEEIAAVMAMLNNMDRWITKMDQSIHAIRVGCERCSGPHLTKDCNVDEFGNRKAQVCYSRGDKFDDDWRKPKKEWLPYEEYKKQKEEKYRQTGRGLYQKEQPPTEKKPDLETILMKFMEASKKRHDATDSAIMEQQTLIKN; via the coding sequence atgaccagaagctcaaacacacacttggtgccaccactggaagaccccgagtctgcacttcacaagaaaaagacgcccttgcAAGAATTGAAGTCAACTTTTTCTAGGAAACCGGGAAggaagacaggagagtcaagttcatcagcgaagcacaagagcaatcttgagcatttggatcatacacccgtgcaaaccgagtccgaatacgataccgagccagaatttgaagaacacacaagtgaacccgagaatgagccaaggaacgagatggcagcagttgaagaaatgtccatgggagcatacaagaagcggatccgagaagatatggggcccggtttagtccaacccgcaattcctgccactgccacattcgagctgaagggacacatattgacagaactgaaggacatcccatttttcgggaaggatcatgaggatgcttttaagcatctagacgaagtcaacgacattgcagattacttcaatgtcccaaatgtcaccaGAAATACAGTcctgcttaggatgcttcccatcactttcaaaggagctgctaaggagtggttaaaagcactcccaccgggtataatcaccacttgggctcaaatgtgtgagcaattcctggaccagttctgcccgccatccaagatagccaaactcaagaaggcgatagccaactttgagcaacaactgggggagtcactatacgaagcatgggagcggtacaagggcttactcagaaattgccctcaacatgacctaaatgtgcatcaagagatgtcaatcttttatgatggggtcaatgtgatgacaagacaactccttgattctcaaggaccgttgacaaagaaaaatcaaagggaggtcaaggagctaattgaagaatttgCGAAACACTCCCGCGAATACCATAACCCGAGGCAAGACGGAAGCAAAGGCAGTGGAGGGGTCCAAACGGAAGAAATTGCAGCTGTCATGGCCATGCTAAATAACATGGATCGCTGGATAACAAAAatggaccagtcgatacatgccataagagtggggtgcgagcgatgcagtggtccacacttgaccaaggactgcaatgtggatgagtttgggaacagaaaagctcaagtgtgctactctagaggggataagtttgatgacgactggaggaaaccgaagaaggagtggctgccatatgaagagtataagaagcaaaaagaagagaagtataggcagacaggtcgaggcctttatcaaaaggagcagccacccaccgagaagaaacccgacctagagaccattttgatgaagtttatggaggcTTCGAAAAAGAGACATGATGCTACGGATTCCGCTATCATGGAACAACAAACATTGATAAAGAACtag